From the genome of Sphingobacteriales bacterium:
GCAAAGCGGTTTGTATTATACCGAAAAAAATTATTACTTTGAAAATGTCAATACGCCGCACTATCTGAATGGCGAAGTAAAATCGTTGCGTATTAATTACAACAGCCTTGAAATTCCGTTTTTAGTGCGCTATAATTTTGGTAAAAATCGCTATTTTCAGCCGGAAATGGCAGCGGGTGTTGCTTTATTTTCGCCTTTCAGAAGCTTATATCACTATGCCGTGCAGCCTTTCAGCTACGACCCTTCGGAGTTTGACAATAATATGCCCTTACTTTTGCAAGAGGACGGCGTTTCTATTGAATATTATGCCTTGCAAAACACCGAGAACCTGTCGGACAACAGAACTTATATTGAAAAACCCGAAAAATTTATATCCAACAGTTCTTTATGGGCTTGTTTGGAATTGCGTGCCGGTATTGACAGTCATTTGTCGGAGCGTATGCGCCTGAGAGGGGAATTGGTAGGAAAAAGAAGCCTCACACAAGTTCCTTTTGATGCTTCTGTGCGCAAAACTAATCTTACCGCACAAGCGACAGATGCTTCTATCGGTATCAACGACAAAGAGGTTTACAGTTTAGGTGTGCAATTTTCGCTCTTGTATCGCTTGTAGTAAAAAAAAAGAAATCTACTTAAAAATCTTTTCGGTTCATAATAGCATCGTAAATCAAAGCGTGTTTGGCGTTGAATCGGAAACCGGAAAGGATTTTCAGCTTTTTGCTATGTTTTTTGTGAGTATTTTGAGTAAAAGAAATTATATCTGTATTCGCCGTGTTTCTTCTTCCTTCAAACTCAAACTCAAGTCCCATTTCTTCTAGGGTATTTCCCTCTTCCTGCATCATATTGGTTGTGCGCAGTTCTTTTTCTTCTTTTATAATTTGAGCATATTTTTTTTGTAATGTGGAAGTTCTAGGTTGAGCCGCCTGCACTGTCGGGCGGGTCGGAGCAGAGAGCGACTTTCTTTGCTGTGCTTCTGCAAATGCCTGCACTTTGCGAATGATGTAGGTGATGATTAACGCAAGCGTAATGACGATTTTTAAGGCTTCCATATTCGCGCTGTCGGTGTTTTTTTTTTGAAAATTATCCAAAAATACGCATTTCAAATATCTTTTTGCTCTTATTTTTTTGAAAGTCGTTTAAATTTTTTTTGGCAGAAAAAGAATCTCATATAATTTTTATCAAAAAAACATTTGTATTTTTGAATATATACAACAAATTTAGATATTCGTTGGTATATAAATAATATATAATTTTTCAAGAGCATTAAAAAATCCAAATTTCAATCATTATTGGTAAAATATACAAAAACATTAAAATAATATGAAAAACGACTTTTTAGAGAGTGCAAAAAAACAATTTGAGTATTACAAAATGCTCGGAGAAAAAACATTTGCTCAACTTTCAGACGAACAACTTTTTTGGAAATTTAATGAAGAAAGTAATAGTATTGCAACCATCGTAAAACATTTGTGGGGAAATATGCTTTCTCGCTGGACAGATTTTTTGACAACTGATGGAGAAAAAGAATGGCGAGACCGAGATGCAGAATTTGATAATGATATTGCCGATAGGACTGAACTTTTAGCAAAATGGAATGAAGGTTGGGCTTGTTTGTTTGATGCAATAAATCCATTGACAGACAATGACTTGACAAAAGAAGTTTTTATACGAAATCAAGGACATACGATTACAGAAGCAATAAACCGACAGCTTGCACATTATCCATATCATATCGGGCAAATTGTGTTCATCGGAAAAATGTTGCGTAATGATAATTGGACTTCGCTTTCTATTCCAAAAGGAAACTCAAAAGAATATAACACTGATAAATTTTCACAACCAAAGCACAAACAACATTTTACAGACGAATATATAAACAAAAAAAAGTAACTGCCGCCGACAAAGCATTGTCAAAAGCGGAGTTGTTTATGATTTAAAAAATTTAGTGTGTATTTAAAAGGTGCTATTTCTGGCTAAAATATAATTTAATAGCTTGAACCTCCTCATCTCTGGCAGAATATTTTTTAAATAAATCATCTAAAACCATAAAAAGTGGCTTGTTTTTCTCATGTTTGCAGCCATAAAACCCAAATAATTCAAAACGTGAAACTCGCCGGTATAGATATAGGCTCTAATGCGGTGCGCCTCCTGATTATGGAAATCACCGAGCGCGACTCCAATCCCGATAAAACGGTTTTTACCAAAGATGTATTGGTGCGTGCCCCCCTGCGCTTGGGCGAGCAGGTATTTGTGAAAGGTTATCTGATGGACGACAAAATAAATCTGCTGGAAAAAACTATGCAGGCTTTTGCCAATTTGATGGAGGTGTTTGAAGTAAAAGGTTATCGCGCTTGCGCCACCTCCGCCATGCGCGATGCTACCAACGGAAATGACATCATTGAGCGTATCCGCGAGCACACCGGCGTACAAATCGAGATACTCAACGGCAATGAAGAGTCGCTTATTGTATTCGGCAGCTATGCCAACAACCAGCAGCATACCAAAGAGGCTTTTTTGAATATTGATGTAGGCGGCGGAAGCACAGAGTTGGTATTGTTTCACGATGGAAAAATCATAGCCAACCGTTCCTTCAATATCGGCACGATACGATTGCTCTACGAACAGGTGGAACATACACAGTGGGTAGAGATGAAAGCGTGGCTGGAGGAAAAAAGAAAAATGTTTGATATACCCATTGTGGGAGTGGGTTCGGGTGGCAACATCAACAAAGTGCGCTCTATGTACTTAAATAATTCTGCCGACAAGCCTTTGAGCATCAACAAATTGCAAAAAATATACGACGAGTTGTCGTCTTACAGCTTGGAGGAGCGTATGAAAGAATTAGGGCTGAAACCCGACCGCGCCGATGTAATTGTACCCGCTACGCGCATTTATTTGAACGTAATGACTTGGGGCGGGCTGAAAAAAATGGTCATTCCGCAAATAGGAGTAGCAGATGGTTTGGTGCGGCAACTATATAAAACGATGAAAGCAAAGGGGCAACTGTAAAAAAAGTTTGTTCTCTGCATCATCAAATATATTTAAAAATCTTTAATTTGCTGAAGCACCGCCTGTCTGTTTTTTTTATATTTTGATTGCTTTTTGAAAAAAATCATTTTAACTTTTATTCAAAATTAGCACTTTACAAATATTTTTCATTCTTAAAAACGGCACAAAAAAGCCTCAAAAATCCAATGGATTTTTTGAGGCTTTTTTATTGTCTTTTATTTTTAATAATTAGTTATACAAAAATAGTTTATATTTATAAATTGATAAAAACAATTGATAATCATATACTTATGCCAACTAAGAACTAAAAACTAATTACTCATAACTACTTACATCTTTATTTCTTATTTGAGCTGAGTGCCACAAAATTGTGATAAAAATAAGGAAGCGTTTCTATGCCTTTGTAGAAATTTTCTAAACCGTAGTTTTCGTTGGGAGAGTGGAGCGCATCGGTATCCAAACCAAACCCCATCAGCAATACATCTTTTTTTAGCACTTTTTTAAACAAAGCCACTATCGGAATACTGCCGCCCTCCAACGTAGGAATGGGGGTTTTTCCGTAGGTGCTTTCCATCGCCTGAGCAGCAGCCTGATAAGCAATGCCATCGGTGGACGTAAGATAAGACTCGCCGCCGTGATGCGGGCGCACCGCCACTTTTACCGATTTGGGTGCAATACTTTTGAAATGTTTTTCAAATAATTTTGTGATTTCTTCGTGATTTTGATTCGGCACCAAACGCATTGAAATTTTAGCAAATGCTTTGGACGGCAATACTGTTTTCGCACCTTCGCCGGTGTAGCCGCCCCAAATGCCGTTGCAATCCAACGTAGGACGAATGCCGGTGCGCTCAATGGTGGTATAGCCTTTTTCGCCGCGAATATCATCAATACCCAATTCTTTTTTGTAAGCATCTATATCAAAAGGGCGGCTGTTGATGGCAGCGCGTTGTTTGGCAGTATATTTCACCACATCGTCATAAAATCCGGGAAGGGTAACGCGCCCGTCTTTGTCGTGCAAAGAGGCTATCATTTCGCACAGCACATTGATAGGATTGGCAACAGCACCGCCATAAACGCCCGAATGTAAATCGCGGTTGGCGGCGGTTACTTCCACTTCTACATAGCTCAAACCACGCAAGCCGATGGTGATAGAAGGAACAGTATTGGAGATAATAGAAGTGTCGGAAATCAGTACCACATCGCAGGCGAGTTTTTTGGCGTTGTCTTTTACGAATTTCGGCAAGCTCACCGAGCCGGCTTCCTCTT
Proteins encoded in this window:
- a CDS encoding ethanolamine ammonia-lyase reactivating factor EutA, with translation MKLAGIDIGSNAVRLLIMEITERDSNPDKTVFTKDVLVRAPLRLGEQVFVKGYLMDDKINLLEKTMQAFANLMEVFEVKGYRACATSAMRDATNGNDIIERIREHTGVQIEILNGNEESLIVFGSYANNQQHTKEAFLNIDVGGGSTELVLFHDGKIIANRSFNIGTIRLLYEQVEHTQWVEMKAWLEEKRKMFDIPIVGVGSGGNINKVRSMYLNNSADKPLSINKLQKIYDELSSYSLEERMKELGLKPDRADVIVPATRIYLNVMTWGGLKKMVIPQIGVADGLVRQLYKTMKAKGQL
- a CDS encoding dipeptidase encodes the protein MQQLQSYFKQNEQRFLDELFELLRIPSVSADSKFAADVRKCAELVKKRLLDAGADTAEVCETAGHPIVYAEKIVDKKLPTVLVYGHYDVQPADPYELWDTPPFEPTIKKTAIHPKGAIFARGACDDKGQMYMHVKAFEGMLNTGTLPCNVKFVIEGEEEAGSVSLPKFVKDNAKKLACDVVLISDTSIISNTVPSITIGLRGLSYVEVEVTAANRDLHSGVYGGAVANPINVLCEMIASLHDKDGRVTLPGFYDDVVKYTAKQRAAINSRPFDIDAYKKELGIDDIRGEKGYTTIERTGIRPTLDCNGIWGGYTGEGAKTVLPSKAFAKISMRLVPNQNHEEITKLFEKHFKSIAPKSVKVAVRPHHGGESYLTSTDGIAYQAAAQAMESTYGKTPIPTLEGGSIPIVALFKKVLKKDVLLMGFGLDTDALHSPNENYGLENFYKGIETLPYFYHNFVALSSNKK
- a CDS encoding DUF1572 family protein, with the protein product MKNDFLESAKKQFEYYKMLGEKTFAQLSDEQLFWKFNEESNSIATIVKHLWGNMLSRWTDFLTTDGEKEWRDRDAEFDNDIADRTELLAKWNEGWACLFDAINPLTDNDLTKEVFIRNQGHTITEAINRQLAHYPYHIGQIVFIGKMLRNDNWTSLSIPKGNSKEYNTDKFSQPKHKQHFTDEYINKKK